One part of the Methylobacterium terrae genome encodes these proteins:
- a CDS encoding threonine aldolase family protein, with amino-acid sequence MNFASDNVVGASAPVLEAIVRHNGGAMPAYGADPLTLGLTPRFRTLFEHPDLAVFPVATGTAANALALSVMVPPFGLCLCHEEAHVMEDECGAPEFYTHGAKLHGLPGPGGKIAPDTLDGFLSGLTRHVKQMPPRALTLSQLTESGQVYTVEEISALSRIAHAHGLTVHMDGARFANALQALGCSPAEMTWRAGIDILSFGASKNGALAAEAILVFRSDLAETLEFRRKRAGHILSKGRFLAAQLDAYLADDHWLANAAHANRMAARLAAGLAEIPGLRLAWPVRGNELFPILPAGLDEALRRGGAVYYDWASRSLPAGEMVREGERMIRLITAFSTTEAEVEEFLGLARRAA; translated from the coding sequence ATGAATTTCGCGAGCGACAACGTGGTGGGCGCGAGCGCTCCGGTCCTGGAGGCGATCGTACGCCACAACGGCGGCGCGATGCCGGCCTACGGCGCCGACCCGCTGACGCTCGGGCTGACCCCGCGCTTCCGGACGCTGTTCGAGCATCCCGACCTCGCGGTCTTCCCGGTCGCCACCGGTACCGCGGCCAACGCGCTCGCCCTCTCGGTCATGGTGCCGCCCTTCGGCCTATGCCTCTGCCACGAGGAGGCGCACGTGATGGAGGACGAGTGCGGCGCGCCGGAATTCTACACCCACGGCGCCAAGCTGCACGGCCTGCCCGGTCCCGGCGGAAAGATCGCGCCCGACACCCTCGACGGGTTCCTGAGCGGCCTGACCCGCCACGTGAAGCAGATGCCGCCGCGCGCGCTCACCCTGTCGCAGCTCACCGAGAGCGGTCAGGTCTACACGGTCGAGGAGATCTCGGCCCTGAGCCGGATCGCCCACGCCCACGGGCTCACGGTCCACATGGACGGGGCGCGCTTCGCCAACGCGCTCCAGGCCCTCGGCTGCTCGCCCGCCGAGATGACCTGGCGCGCCGGCATCGACATCCTGTCCTTCGGGGCGAGCAAGAACGGGGCGCTCGCTGCCGAGGCCATCCTGGTCTTCCGCTCCGACCTCGCCGAGACGCTGGAGTTCCGCCGCAAGCGCGCCGGGCACATCCTGTCGAAGGGCCGCTTCCTCGCAGCCCAGCTCGACGCCTACCTCGCCGACGACCACTGGCTGGCCAACGCTGCCCACGCCAACCGGATGGCGGCCCGCCTCGCCGCCGGCCTCGCCGAGATTCCCGGCTTGCGCCTGGCCTGGCCGGTGCGGGGCAACGAGCTGTTCCCGATCCTGCCGGCCGGCCTCGACGAGGCGCTGCGCCGGGGCGGAGCGGTCTACTACGACTGGGCGAGCCGCAGCCTGCCCGCGGGAGAGATGGTGCGGGAGGGCGAGCGGATGATTCGCCTGATCACCGCCTTCTCGACCACCGAGGCGGAGGTGGAGGAGTTCCTAGGGCTCGCCCGGCGCGCGGCGTGA
- the gltB gene encoding glutamate synthase large subunit: protein MSGTDQSQHPSRGQAVPALVVRDPALPARQGLYNPGNEKDACGVGFIADMHNRQTHAIVQQGLQILENLDHRGAVGADPKMGDGCGILVQVPHGFFAAEAERLGISLPEAGHYGVGQLYMPRDEEGFQTVEKIVEKAIADEGLALLGWRDVPVDPSDLGESVRLSEPRHRQVFIGRPASSADQDAFERRLFLVRKVISNAVYTLKDERLKEFYPVSLSSRTIVYKGMVLVNQLGHYYLDLKDERFVSALALVHQRFATNTFPTWRLSHPYRMVAHNGEINTLRGNVNWMAARQASVDSELFGNDISKLWPISYEGQSDTACFDNALEFLVQGGYPLAHAMMMLVPEAWAGNPLMSEEQRAFYEYHAALMEPWDGPAALCFTDGRQIGATLDRNGLRPARYLVTDDGLVVLASEMGVLPIPDEKIVSSWRLQPGRMLLIDLEKGRIVSNEEIKSELAAAHPYKEWLKRTQIVLEDLRPVQPRESRTDVSLLDRQQAFGYTQEDLKLLMQPMAVTGQEAVGSMGTDTPLSALSDKPKLLYTYFKQNFAQVTNPPIDPIREEAVMSLVSFIGPRPNILDLEGTSRKKRLEVRQPILTNADLEKIRCIGHFEDRFDTKTLDITYAAETGAQAMDGALDRLCDRAEAAVRGGYNIIVLSDRAVGPDRIPIPALLATAAVHNYLIRKGLRTSVGLVLESGEPREVHHFACLAGYGAEAINPYLAFETLIAMKDELPPELTDEEIVYRYIKSIDKGLLKVMSKMGISTYQSYCGAQIFDAIGLNSTFVERDFFGTATTIEGIGMAEIAEETGRRHQDAFGDAPVYRTALDVGGEYAYRLRGEAHTWTPDTVATLQHAVRLNLPDRYRAYAKMVNEQENHLKTIRGLFRIKSAAEIGRAPVEIDAVEPAVEIVKRFATGAMSYGSISKEAHETLAIAVNSFGGRSNSGEGGEERERYRPLPDGRSRRSAIKQVASGRFGVTAEYLVNADMMQIKVAQGAKPGEGGQLPGHKVDAKIAKVRHSTPGVGLISPPPHHDIYSIEDLAQLIFDLKNVNPAADVSVKLVAEVGVGTVAAGVAKARADHITISGFDGGTGAAPLTSIKHAGGPWEIGLAETQQTLVLNHLRGRVALQADGGIRTGRDVLIAALLGADQFGFSTAPLIAAGCIMMRKCHLNTCPVGVATQDPVLRKRFKGTPEHVINYFFFVAEEVRELMASLGVTRLDDLIGRSEYLDKLAAISHWKAKGLDFTRLFHKPDVPETVALRHVETQKHPIDQVLDRRLLSAIGDAIETCTAVTVEDVIRNSDRAAGAMLSGAVAKAHGHEGLPDDTLTVKLTGTAGQSFGAWLAAGVTLSLTGHANDYVGKGLSGGKLIIRPSDALGSPSDRTIMVGNTVLYGAIAGEAYIRGSAGERFAVRNSGAIAVVEGMGDHGCEYMTGGVVVSIGETGRNFAAGMSGGIAYVLDEDGSFAKRCNLSMVDLEPVEEEDEFMRRFHQDGDLETKGRIDILADMSGHDEERLVGLINNHLKYTGSVRAKAIIDNWQTYRTKFVKVMPVEYRRALREMERARMPVAAE, encoded by the coding sequence ATGAGCGGCACGGACCAGTCCCAGCACCCCTCCCGCGGGCAGGCGGTCCCCGCCCTCGTCGTGCGCGACCCGGCCCTGCCGGCGCGCCAGGGCCTCTACAACCCGGGCAACGAGAAGGATGCCTGCGGCGTCGGCTTCATCGCCGACATGCACAACCGCCAGACCCACGCCATCGTCCAGCAGGGCCTGCAGATCCTCGAGAACCTCGACCATCGCGGCGCCGTCGGCGCCGACCCGAAGATGGGCGACGGCTGCGGCATCCTGGTGCAGGTCCCGCACGGCTTTTTCGCGGCGGAGGCCGAGCGCCTCGGCATCAGCCTGCCGGAGGCCGGGCATTACGGCGTCGGCCAGCTCTACATGCCGCGCGACGAGGAAGGCTTTCAGACCGTCGAGAAGATCGTCGAGAAGGCGATCGCCGACGAGGGTCTAGCGCTGCTCGGCTGGCGCGACGTGCCGGTCGACCCGAGCGACCTCGGCGAGAGCGTCCGGCTGAGCGAGCCGCGCCACCGCCAGGTGTTCATCGGCCGCCCGGCCTCCAGCGCCGACCAGGACGCCTTCGAGCGCCGGCTGTTCCTCGTCCGCAAGGTGATCTCGAACGCGGTCTACACGCTCAAGGACGAGCGGCTGAAGGAATTCTACCCGGTCTCGTTGTCCTCGCGCACCATCGTCTACAAGGGCATGGTGCTGGTGAACCAGCTCGGCCACTACTACCTCGACCTGAAGGACGAGCGCTTCGTCTCGGCGCTGGCGCTCGTGCACCAGCGCTTCGCCACCAACACCTTCCCGACCTGGCGCCTGTCGCACCCCTACCGGATGGTGGCCCATAACGGCGAGATCAACACGCTGCGCGGCAACGTGAACTGGATGGCGGCGCGCCAGGCCAGCGTCGATTCGGAGCTGTTCGGCAACGACATCTCGAAGCTCTGGCCGATCTCCTACGAGGGCCAGTCCGACACTGCCTGCTTCGACAACGCGCTCGAATTCCTCGTGCAGGGCGGCTACCCGCTCGCCCACGCGATGATGATGCTGGTGCCCGAGGCCTGGGCCGGCAACCCGCTGATGAGCGAGGAGCAGCGCGCCTTCTACGAGTACCACGCCGCCCTGATGGAGCCGTGGGACGGCCCGGCCGCGCTCTGCTTCACCGACGGCCGCCAGATCGGCGCCACCCTCGACCGCAACGGCCTGCGCCCCGCCCGCTACCTCGTCACCGACGACGGGCTCGTCGTGCTCGCCTCCGAGATGGGCGTGCTGCCGATCCCGGACGAGAAGATCGTCTCGTCCTGGCGCCTGCAGCCGGGCCGGATGCTGCTCATCGACCTCGAGAAGGGCCGCATCGTCTCCAACGAGGAGATCAAGAGCGAGCTCGCCGCCGCCCATCCCTACAAGGAGTGGCTGAAGCGGACCCAGATCGTGCTCGAGGACCTGCGCCCGGTGCAGCCGCGCGAGTCGCGCACCGACGTGTCGCTGCTCGATCGCCAGCAGGCCTTCGGCTACACCCAGGAAGACCTCAAGCTCCTGATGCAGCCGATGGCCGTGACCGGCCAGGAGGCCGTCGGCTCGATGGGCACGGACACGCCGCTCTCGGCGCTCTCCGACAAGCCCAAGCTCCTCTACACCTACTTCAAGCAGAACTTCGCGCAGGTGACGAACCCGCCGATCGACCCGATCCGCGAGGAGGCCGTGATGAGCCTCGTCTCGTTCATCGGGCCGCGGCCGAACATCCTCGACCTCGAGGGCACCTCGCGCAAGAAGCGCCTCGAGGTGCGCCAGCCGATCCTGACCAACGCGGACCTCGAGAAGATCCGCTGCATCGGCCATTTCGAGGACCGCTTCGACACCAAGACCCTCGACATCACCTACGCGGCCGAGACCGGCGCGCAGGCGATGGACGGCGCCCTCGACCGGCTCTGCGACCGCGCCGAGGCGGCGGTGCGCGGCGGCTACAACATCATCGTGCTGTCCGACCGCGCGGTCGGCCCGGACCGGATCCCGATCCCCGCGCTCCTCGCCACCGCGGCGGTGCACAACTACCTGATCCGCAAGGGGCTTCGCACCTCGGTCGGGCTCGTGCTCGAATCGGGCGAGCCGCGCGAGGTGCACCACTTCGCGTGCCTCGCCGGCTACGGCGCCGAGGCGATCAACCCGTACCTCGCCTTCGAGACGCTGATCGCGATGAAGGACGAGCTGCCGCCCGAGCTCACCGACGAGGAGATCGTCTATCGCTACATCAAGTCGATCGACAAGGGTCTGCTCAAGGTGATGTCCAAGATGGGCATCTCGACCTACCAGTCCTATTGCGGCGCGCAGATCTTCGACGCGATCGGCCTGAACTCGACCTTCGTCGAGCGCGACTTCTTCGGCACGGCGACGACCATCGAGGGCATCGGCATGGCCGAGATCGCCGAGGAGACGGGCCGGCGCCACCAGGACGCCTTCGGCGACGCACCGGTCTACCGCACCGCCCTCGATGTCGGCGGCGAGTACGCCTACCGCCTGCGCGGCGAGGCCCATACCTGGACGCCCGACACCGTCGCGACGCTCCAGCACGCGGTGCGGCTCAACCTGCCCGACCGCTACCGCGCCTACGCGAAGATGGTGAACGAGCAGGAGAACCACCTTAAGACGATCCGCGGCCTGTTCCGGATCAAGAGCGCGGCGGAGATCGGCCGGGCGCCGGTCGAGATCGACGCGGTCGAGCCGGCGGTCGAGATCGTCAAGCGCTTCGCCACCGGTGCGATGTCCTACGGCTCGATCTCCAAGGAGGCGCACGAGACGCTCGCGATCGCCGTCAACTCCTTCGGCGGCCGCTCGAACTCGGGCGAGGGCGGCGAGGAGCGCGAGCGCTACCGGCCGCTGCCGGACGGCCGCTCGCGCCGCTCGGCGATCAAGCAGGTGGCCTCGGGCCGCTTCGGCGTCACGGCGGAGTACCTCGTCAACGCCGACATGATGCAGATCAAGGTGGCTCAAGGAGCGAAGCCCGGCGAGGGCGGCCAGCTGCCCGGCCACAAGGTCGACGCCAAGATCGCCAAGGTCCGCCACTCGACCCCGGGCGTCGGCCTGATCTCGCCGCCGCCGCACCACGACATCTACTCGATCGAGGATCTGGCCCAGCTGATCTTCGACCTCAAGAACGTCAACCCGGCGGCCGACGTGTCGGTCAAGCTGGTGGCGGAGGTCGGCGTCGGCACGGTGGCGGCCGGCGTCGCCAAGGCGCGCGCCGACCACATCACCATCTCCGGGTTCGACGGCGGCACCGGCGCGGCGCCGCTCACCTCGATCAAGCATGCCGGCGGGCCGTGGGAGATCGGTCTGGCCGAGACCCAGCAGACCCTGGTGCTCAACCACCTGCGCGGCCGGGTGGCGCTCCAGGCCGACGGCGGCATCCGCACCGGCCGGGACGTGCTGATCGCGGCTTTGCTCGGCGCCGACCAGTTCGGCTTCTCGACCGCGCCCCTGATCGCGGCCGGCTGCATCATGATGCGCAAGTGCCACCTCAACACCTGCCCGGTCGGCGTCGCGACCCAGGACCCGGTGCTGCGCAAGCGCTTCAAGGGCACGCCTGAGCACGTCATCAACTACTTCTTCTTCGTCGCGGAAGAGGTGCGCGAGCTGATGGCCAGCTTGGGCGTGACGAGGCTCGACGACCTGATCGGGCGGTCCGAGTACCTCGACAAGCTCGCGGCGATCTCGCACTGGAAGGCCAAGGGGCTCGACTTCACCCGGCTGTTCCACAAGCCGGACGTGCCGGAGACCGTGGCGCTTCGCCACGTCGAGACCCAGAAGCACCCGATCGACCAGGTCCTCGACCGGCGGCTCCTGTCCGCCATCGGCGACGCGATCGAGACCTGCACGGCCGTGACCGTCGAGGACGTGATCCGCAACTCCGACCGGGCCGCGGGCGCGATGCTGTCGGGTGCGGTCGCCAAGGCGCACGGCCACGAGGGCCTGCCGGACGACACCCTGACGGTGAAGCTCACCGGCACCGCCGGCCAGAGCTTCGGCGCCTGGCTCGCCGCCGGCGTGACGCTCAGCCTGACCGGCCACGCCAACGACTACGTCGGCAAGGGCCTGTCGGGCGGCAAGCTGATCATCCGTCCCTCGGATGCGCTGGGCTCGCCGTCGGACCGGACCATCATGGTCGGCAACACGGTGCTGTATGGCGCCATCGCCGGCGAGGCCTACATCCGGGGTTCGGCCGGCGAGCGGTTCGCGGTGCGCAACTCGGGCGCCATCGCGGTGGTCGAGGGCATGGGCGACCACGGCTGCGAGTACATGACCGGCGGCGTCGTCGTGTCGATCGGCGAGACCGGGCGCAACTTCGCGGCCGGCATGTCGGGCGGCATCGCCTACGTGCTCGACGAGGACGGCTCGTTCGCCAAGCGCTGCAACCTGTCGATGGTCGATCTCGAGCCGGTCGAGGAGGAGGACGAGTTCATGCGCCGCTTCCACCAGGACGGCGACCTCGAGACCAAGGGGCGCATCGACATCCTGGCCGACATGTCCGGCCACGACGAGGAGCGCCTCGTCGGGCTCATCAACAACCACCTGAAGTATACCGGCTCGGTGCGCGCCAAGGCGATCATCGACAACTGGCAGACCTACCGCACCAAGTTCGTGAAGGTGATGCCGGTCGAGTACCGGCGGGCTTTGCGCGAGATGGAGCGGGCCCGGATGCCGGTGGCGGCGGAGTAG
- a CDS encoding glutathione S-transferase family protein — protein MKVYGDMMSGNCLKVRYVADHLGLAYTWMPVDIMQGESRTPEYLARFPVGQVPGVVFDDGRTLAQSNAIIRYLARGSALLPDDPWTQAKIDEWLFWEQYSHEPTIAVCRFHMRYRGEPAETRDPKRVSGGEAALDLMERHLTAARWFVGTAVSIADVALFAYTQFADEGGFDLTSRPAIRAWLTRCGDALPTSATVAGVA, from the coding sequence GTGAAGGTCTACGGCGACATGATGTCGGGCAACTGCCTCAAGGTGCGGTACGTCGCCGATCACCTCGGGCTCGCCTATACCTGGATGCCGGTCGACATCATGCAGGGCGAGAGCCGCACGCCCGAGTATCTGGCCCGCTTTCCTGTGGGCCAAGTCCCGGGCGTGGTGTTCGACGATGGGCGGACGCTCGCCCAATCGAACGCGATCATCCGCTACCTCGCCCGCGGCTCAGCCCTGCTGCCGGACGATCCCTGGACACAGGCGAAGATCGACGAGTGGCTGTTCTGGGAGCAGTACAGCCACGAGCCGACCATCGCGGTCTGCCGCTTTCACATGCGCTACCGTGGCGAACCGGCCGAGACCCGCGACCCGAAGCGGGTATCCGGGGGCGAGGCCGCCCTCGACCTCATGGAGCGACACTTGACCGCCGCTCGGTGGTTCGTCGGCACTGCGGTCAGCATCGCGGATGTCGCATTGTTCGCCTATACGCAATTCGCCGACGAGGGCGGATTCGATCTGACATCCCGGCCCGCCATCCGGGCCTGGCTCACCCGCTGCGGGGACGCGCTCCCCACATCCGCCACCGTCGCCGGGGTCGCTTAA
- a CDS encoding glutamate synthase subunit beta, giving the protein MGKVTGFLEFDRQEQKYQLAADRVRHFLEFTLPLDEHDLKKQAARCMDCGIPFCHGPTGCPVHNQIPDWNDLVFNADWEEAARNLHSTNNFPEFTGRICPAPCEEACTLNLENQPVAIKTIEQAIADKAWSMGWVVPEPAAVKTGKRVAVIGSGPAGLAAAQQLARVGHDVHVFEREPKAGGLLRYGIPDFKMEKRHIDRRVRQMEAEGVQFHYGVNIGVTRSFASLHNEFDAVLFAGGAEAPRDPGLPGQDLEGVHFAMPYLVQSNRRVGQEAATPEEPILAAGKNVVVIGGGDTASDCVGTAFRQGALSVTQLDIRPRPPEREDKLTVWPYWATKMRTSSSQAEGAEREFQAATLRIEGNKKGKVKGVVCARVDETRKPIAGSEFLLPADLVFMAIGFAGPVAQGLIEESGVARDKRGNVLADDVQYRTSADKVWVAGDMRRGQSLVVWAIREGRQAARSIDAALMGATTLPV; this is encoded by the coding sequence ATGGGCAAGGTCACAGGCTTCCTCGAATTCGACCGGCAGGAGCAGAAGTATCAGCTCGCGGCCGACCGCGTGCGCCACTTCCTCGAATTCACCCTGCCGCTCGACGAGCACGACCTGAAGAAGCAGGCGGCGCGCTGCATGGATTGCGGCATCCCGTTCTGCCACGGCCCGACCGGCTGCCCGGTCCACAACCAGATTCCGGACTGGAACGACCTCGTCTTCAACGCGGATTGGGAGGAGGCGGCGCGCAACCTGCACTCCACCAACAACTTCCCGGAATTTACCGGCCGCATCTGCCCGGCTCCCTGCGAGGAGGCCTGCACGCTCAACCTCGAGAACCAGCCGGTCGCGATCAAGACTATCGAGCAGGCGATCGCCGACAAGGCCTGGAGCATGGGCTGGGTCGTGCCCGAGCCCGCCGCGGTGAAGACCGGCAAGCGCGTCGCGGTCATCGGCTCGGGGCCGGCCGGCCTCGCCGCGGCCCAGCAGCTCGCCCGCGTCGGCCACGACGTCCACGTCTTCGAGCGCGAGCCGAAGGCCGGGGGCTTGCTCCGCTACGGCATCCCCGACTTCAAGATGGAGAAGCGCCACATCGACCGCCGCGTGCGGCAGATGGAGGCCGAGGGCGTGCAGTTCCATTACGGCGTCAATATCGGCGTCACCCGCTCCTTCGCCAGCCTGCACAACGAGTTCGACGCCGTGCTGTTCGCCGGCGGCGCCGAGGCGCCGCGCGATCCCGGCCTGCCGGGCCAGGATCTCGAGGGCGTGCACTTCGCCATGCCCTACCTCGTCCAGTCGAACCGCCGGGTCGGGCAGGAGGCCGCAACGCCCGAGGAGCCGATCCTCGCCGCCGGCAAGAACGTGGTGGTGATCGGCGGCGGCGACACCGCCTCGGACTGCGTCGGCACCGCCTTCCGCCAGGGCGCCCTCTCGGTCACCCAGCTCGACATCCGCCCGCGCCCGCCGGAGCGCGAGGACAAGCTGACCGTGTGGCCCTACTGGGCAACCAAGATGCGCACCTCGTCGAGCCAGGCCGAAGGCGCCGAGCGCGAGTTCCAGGCCGCGACCTTGCGCATCGAGGGCAACAAGAAGGGCAAGGTGAAGGGCGTGGTCTGCGCCCGGGTCGACGAGACCCGCAAGCCCATCGCCGGCTCCGAGTTCCTGCTGCCGGCCGACCTCGTCTTCATGGCGATCGGCTTCGCCGGCCCGGTCGCCCAGGGCCTGATCGAGGAGTCGGGCGTCGCCCGCGACAAGCGCGGCAACGTGCTGGCCGACGACGTCCAGTATCGCACCTCGGCCGACAAGGTCTGGGTGGCGGGCGACATGCGCCGCGGCCAGTCCCTGGTGGTCTGGGCGATCCGGGAGGGCCGGCAGGCCGCCCGCTCCATCGACGCGGCGCTGATGGGCGCGACGACCCTGCCGGTCTGA
- a CDS encoding TonB-dependent siderophore receptor: MLSRPCPVSRRRSPLLVALLAGAAPILGAGRAGAQEPAEAIALDTITVAGAPAFRETAAGPVQGYRATRSATATKTDTALRDLPQTVNVIPREVLVDRQETRLTDALFNVSNVQPAGTLQGRTETYNIRGFNTQTYAIDGVFLNQASNFFVTKRDLADVERIEVLKGPASVLYGRGDPGGVINIVTRQPSLVPTADASVQGGSFGFRRVQGSVSGPIPSAEGLAGRVSFATEADPTFRNYGGRDNSRNFVAPAFSWNPSPDTRVTFLGEFTKQDGQYDEGLTAFRGRVPLDNIARYYGEPFARYNAMANFGTLKIEHDFNENLMIRQVLNAQGGGFDLISPRATGVNAAGTVLTRRLTATNSTYASVDSQTELVAKFDWLGLRHTALVGIEYINGYRHSYSTQGNIASVSFLNPVFGALPGALSLQSDLRQKNELTGLYAQDQIELGYGLQLLLGVRYDTGEQFYFSRLPTSRSLPPTQELSGVSPRVGLIYRPAEPLALYASYSTSFKPQTANVLGAVNPSPETGEQYEVGARYDINPGLTLSTAAFRITRNNVAASDPVNSGFSVITGQQRSEGVEADLAGTVLPGWKVIGGVGYLDARITRDTTFAIGNRLVGVPAFSGSVWTTYQVQEGPWRGLGVGAGVTYVGKRTGDLNNNYTVGAYARVDAAVFYDLDEHARFSLNLRNLTDARYVEQPYNQFNNVPGAPFTVLATITGRW; encoded by the coding sequence GTGCTCTCACGTCCATGCCCCGTCAGCCGGCGTCGCTCGCCGCTGCTCGTCGCCCTGCTCGCGGGCGCGGCGCCGATTCTCGGGGCGGGTCGCGCGGGCGCGCAGGAACCGGCTGAGGCCATCGCCCTCGACACGATCACGGTCGCGGGCGCGCCGGCCTTCCGGGAGACCGCCGCCGGCCCGGTCCAGGGCTACCGCGCGACCCGCAGCGCCACCGCGACCAAGACCGATACGGCCCTGCGCGACCTGCCCCAGACCGTCAACGTCATCCCGCGGGAAGTGCTCGTCGACCGCCAGGAGACGCGGCTCACCGACGCCTTGTTCAACGTCAGCAACGTGCAGCCCGCCGGCACGCTCCAGGGCCGCACCGAGACCTACAACATCCGCGGCTTCAACACCCAGACCTACGCCATCGACGGCGTGTTCCTGAACCAGGCCAGCAACTTCTTCGTCACCAAGCGCGACCTCGCCGATGTCGAGCGGATCGAGGTGCTGAAAGGGCCGGCCTCGGTGCTCTACGGCCGCGGCGACCCCGGCGGCGTCATCAACATCGTGACGCGCCAGCCGAGCCTGGTGCCGACGGCGGATGCGAGCGTGCAGGGCGGCAGCTTCGGCTTCCGCCGGGTGCAGGGCTCGGTGTCGGGCCCGATTCCGAGTGCCGAGGGCCTGGCCGGCCGGGTCAGCTTCGCGACCGAGGCCGATCCGACGTTCCGCAACTACGGCGGACGCGACAACTCCCGCAACTTCGTCGCCCCGGCCTTCTCCTGGAACCCGAGCCCCGACACCCGGGTCACGTTCCTCGGCGAGTTCACCAAGCAGGACGGGCAGTACGACGAGGGCCTGACCGCCTTCCGCGGCCGCGTGCCCCTCGACAACATCGCGCGCTACTACGGCGAGCCTTTCGCCCGCTACAACGCGATGGCGAATTTCGGCACGCTGAAGATCGAGCACGACTTCAACGAGAACCTGATGATCCGCCAGGTCCTCAACGCGCAGGGCGGCGGCTTCGACCTCATCTCGCCGCGGGCCACCGGCGTCAACGCCGCCGGCACCGTGCTGACCCGGCGGCTGACCGCCACCAACTCGACCTACGCCTCGGTCGACAGCCAGACGGAACTCGTCGCCAAGTTCGACTGGCTGGGCCTGCGCCACACCGCCCTCGTCGGGATCGAGTACATCAACGGCTATCGCCACTCCTACTCGACGCAGGGCAACATCGCGTCGGTGAGCTTCCTCAATCCGGTCTTCGGCGCGTTGCCGGGCGCGCTCTCGCTGCAGAGCGACCTGAGGCAGAAGAACGAGCTGACCGGCCTCTACGCCCAGGACCAGATCGAGCTCGGCTACGGGCTGCAGCTGCTCCTGGGCGTGCGCTACGACACCGGCGAGCAGTTCTACTTCAGCCGCCTGCCGACCTCGCGCAGCCTGCCGCCGACGCAGGAATTGTCGGGCGTCTCGCCGCGCGTCGGCCTGATCTACCGGCCGGCCGAGCCGCTGGCGCTCTACGCCAGCTACTCGACCTCGTTCAAGCCGCAGACCGCCAACGTGCTCGGGGCCGTCAACCCGTCGCCCGAGACCGGCGAGCAGTACGAGGTCGGCGCCCGCTACGACATCAACCCCGGCCTGACGCTCAGCACCGCCGCGTTCCGGATCACCCGCAACAACGTTGCGGCGAGCGATCCGGTCAACAGCGGCTTCTCGGTCATCACCGGGCAGCAGCGCTCGGAAGGCGTCGAGGCCGACCTCGCCGGCACCGTCCTGCCGGGCTGGAAGGTCATCGGCGGCGTCGGCTACCTCGATGCCCGCATCACCCGCGACACCACCTTCGCGATCGGCAACCGCCTCGTCGGCGTGCCGGCCTTCAGCGGCAGCGTCTGGACCACCTACCAGGTCCAGGAGGGGCCGTGGCGCGGCCTCGGCGTGGGCGCCGGCGTGACGTATGTCGGCAAGCGCACCGGCGACCTCAACAACAACTACACGGTCGGGGCCTACGCGCGGGTGGATGCGGCCGTGTTCTACGATCTCGACGAGCACGCCCGGTTCTCGCTCAACCTGCGCAACCTGACCGACGCGCGCTACGTCGAGCAGCCCTACAACCAGTTCAACAACGTGCCGGGGGCGCCGTTCACGGTGCTGGCGACGATCACGGGGCGGTGGTAG